The nucleotide sequence CGCGACATGCCGTTCAGTATTTCGGCGGGCGTTGGGTTTATTGCCTTGTTTGGGGTGGCCGTGCTCAATGGTATCGTGCTCCTCGGTCAGTTCAATCAGCTCAAAGCCGACGGTGTTACGGACTTGCTGGAACGAATCAAGCAGGGCACCGAAGCCCGCCTGCGGCCGGTGCTGATGACGGCCACCGTGGCATCGTTGGGCTTCCTGCCGATGGCGCTGGCTACCTCGGCGGGGGCAGAGGTGCAACGGCCTTTGGCTACGGTGGTTATTGGTGGGCTGGTGTCGGCCACGGTGCTTACACTGCTGGTGTTGCCGGTGCTGTATTACCTGCTTGAGAACCGCAAGCAGCACCGCACCCCCAAACCCGTCCCGACCCGAGTTGCTACGTTGGGTGCCAGTGCGCTGTTGGCTGTGTTGGCTGGCGCTAGCCAGGCGCAGCAAATTCCGGGTTTGTCGGCGGGGCAAGCGGTGCAGCAGGCCTTACAGGCCAATGGCACGGTGCAGGCCGCAGAGCGAGCCTTGGAAGCCCAACGGGCAGTGCGCCGCGCTGCGTATGACGTGGGCCGCACCACCATCCAAGCTGGCTACGGCCAAGTCAACTCTCCTCTCCGCGACAACGTGTTCAGTGTCAGCCAATCCGTTGCCCTACCCAGCTATTACCGCTCCCAGGCACAGTTGGCAGAAACTCAAATTGTAAACCGGGAGTTGCAGCTCGCGCAGGCGCAAGCCGAGCTACGACGGCAGGTGCGCCTGAGCTACCAAGCGGCCCTGCATGCCCGGCACCGGCTCCGCATTCTACGCAGTCAAGACAGCGTTTACACCGAGTTTCTGCGGGCCGCCCAGCTCCGGTTCAAAACCGGCGAAACCGCCCGCATCGAACCCGCCACGGCCCTCATTCAGCAAGGCGAAACGCAAAACCAACTTTCCCAAGCCCGCGCCGACTACCGCATAGCCGAGCGTCAGCTTCAGGCCCTGTTGCAAAGCGCTCAGCCGGTAGGCATAGCCGATAGCACTCTGCTCCCGTTGCCGCTGGCCACGCCCGCCGCCGATACCGCCGCCCTAGCAGCTACGCCGGAAGGCCGGGTGTTGCAGCAGCAACTAGCAGAGCGCCAAGCCGAAACCAAGTTAGAGCAAGCCCGCGGCCTGCCTGATGTGGTGCTCGGCTACACCAACCAGTCGTTGCGCGGCACTTACACTGAAAGCGGCACTCCGCGCACCTACGGCCCCTCTGACCGGTTTCACAGCGTACACGCCGGCATAGCGGTGCCCATTCTGCGCGGCCCCCAACGGGCCCGGGTGCAAGCGGCTCGCCTGCAAGAGCAGACAGCTTCCGTTTCCTACCAACGCTACCGCGCTGAAATAGCGGCCCGCCTCGACGAGCTACAGATTCGGCGGACTGAGCAGCAGCGGCAACTCGCCTTCTTCGAGCAAGTGGGCCTGCCGCAAGCCACCGTCATCACCCGTTTGGCTATCCGCGCCTACAAAGCCGGCGAAGCCACCTACTCCGACTATCTTCTCAACCTGGAACGCGCCCAGCGCGTGCGCACCGACCACTTAGACCTCGTACTTCAACACAACCAAACCGTAGTGGAGCTAGAGTATCTGCTGGGTGAAAACGGGAGATAACGCCGGTCAATTCGATAAACTATCCTTCATGAAATACCCAACCATGCTGCTGCTGGTTCTACTAGCCAGCAGTTGCGGAAAAAAGCCGGAAGCAGCTTCCGAAACCACAGACTCTCCCGGCGCCCTGGCCGAAACAACTGAGAAGGCGCAAGCTCCTGCAAGCGCCCCGAATGAGGTCATCTTGTCTGCCGAAGAGCAGCGGCTAGGCGGCATACAGGTGGGAGCTATCAGCCGGCGGGCTTTAGGTCAGGGCTTGAAAGTGAACGGCGTGCTAGATGTGCCGCCCGACCAGCTAGCTTCCGTTAGCACTCCGCTTGGCGGATTTGTTGATCGGACAGCTTTGCTTCAAGGCACCCGCGTTCGGAAAGGCGAGGTGCTAGCCACCATCCGCAACCCCGACTTCGCGCAATTGCAACAAGACTACCTCGAAACGCGCAGCCAGCTCACGTACGCCAAAGCCGAATACGAACGGCAAGCCGAACTCTACCGCCAGGAAGTAGCTCCCCAGAAAAACTTCCAACGCGCCCAAGCCGAATATCAAGGCTTGCAAGCCAAGTCAGAGGCCCAGGCAGCGCGGCTACGGGCCAGTGGCCTGCCCGTAGGAGGCACCATCGTCACGACGGCCGCGTTGCGGGCCCCCGTGAGTGGCTTCGTGAAGAGCGTTAATGTAACGGTGGGACAAAGCGTGACTCCTACGGATGTGCTGTTTGAAATCGTAGACCCAGAGCACTTGCACGTTGAGCTTACTGTTTTCGAGAAAGACGTACCACAACTCCACAAAAACCAACTGGTTCGTTTCACCCTTAGCAACGACCCGCCCGGCACCGAGCGTACCGCTCGTGTCTACCTGATCAGCCGGGCCATCAGCGACGAACGCACCGTGCGCGTCCACGCCCACCTCGACCAGGAAGACCACGCCTTGCTACCAGGCACCTTTGTGCGCGCCATCATTGAAACCAACCGGGCCACAGTGCCCACTGTACCCGAGAAAGCGGTGGTTCAGTTTGAGGGGCGCCACTACATATACATGGCCAACAAACAAGCCGGCCGCTACCGCATGGTGGAAGTGCAGCCCGGCGTAAGCGAAGATGGCTACACGGCTATTCAGCTCCCCGCAAACGCCATGGCAGACTCCGCACGCTTGGTACTGGAAGGAGCGTATTCTTTGCTGGCCAAAATGAAAAACAACGAGGCAGAAGAAGAATAAACAACCCAAGCGCCGAGTACTACTGCACCCCACACTGCTAGCTTTCTACACACGAAAGGCGCGCCACAGTATTGTGGCGCGCCTTTCGTGTGTAGAAAGCTAGCAGCAACGGTTGTAGAAGCGACATATAGCGCCCTAAAATCAGTTGTTGCTACTTTTTAGTTGCTTTCATTATCCAGTTGGCCACTGCGGCCACGGTTACGGTGCTGGCTGCCGCTACGGCTGCTACCACCTTGTGCCCGTCTGGTGTAGCAGGCGAATTCACTAGGTCCTGGTAGCGCTTGAGCGGGTTGGTTTCCGTGGATTCCTCGGTCGAAGAAGTTGCCGACTGCTCGGGGCTCGGGGCCTGTATGTCGGTGGTTTGCTGGGTGTTGTCGGTGGTGGAAGACTCGTTCATGGGATATGGGGAGGTTTGAGGTTGTTGGGGCGCGGCGCTTGCGTCTCTCACTAAGCGCGAAGCCAGCAGCAGCAGTCCGCCGCCTAGCATTGCCACTACTACATACTTCACGTCAGTACCAATGGTGATGTAGCAAACAAACGCGGCTACAGCATCTAGGGTTGTTGGTTATCAAGAGGATAACGGGAATTATGACGCAAGCTGAAGTGTTACCTACCTGAACCTCAAGCGTATGTTGGGCAACAAAAAACCCCGCTCCTGCTGTAGGAACGGGGTTTTTGTGGTAATGATTGGAATCGAACCAACGACACCAGCATTTTCAGTGCTGTGCTCTACCAACTGAGCTACATTACCAGCTCTTGTTGTCCCCGGAGGCGTGTTAGCCATTGGGGAGCACAAAAGTAGTAAACCAAAATCAACCCGCAACACTTATCATAAAAAAATCTTTCCCGTGGAAAAGCCGTAAATTGTTATGCATACCGAGTATATTTCCACCTGAATTCCAACTCTACTTCCCATCCCGTGCATTTTTCCATCCAAAACATTCTTTTCCTGCTAGTTGCCATAGCGGGCTTCGGCCTGTTTGCGTGGCAGGCCCGGAAGATTCGCGCCAACATCCTGGTGGGGCGCGACCGGGATATGAGCGGCAATGTAAGCGAACGGCTCAACAAGACGCTGCTGGTTGCCTTCGGTCAGTCCAAGATGTTCAAGCGCCTCACCCCGGCCTTCTTGCACCTGATTGTATACGTGGGCTTCCTGGTAATCAATGTCGAGGTGATAGAAATTATGGTGGATGGCATCTTTGGCACCCACCGTTTCCTGCAGTTCCTCGGCCCCGTGTACGACGCACTTATGGCTACCAACGAGATACTAGGAGCCTTGGTTATTGTGGCTGTCGTGGCCTTTTGGTGGCGCCGCAACCGCAAGCCGCCGGTCCGCCGCTTTCAGGGGCCCGAGCTGCGCATGTGGCCCAAGCTCGACGCCAACATCATTCTTTATGTGGAAGTGATACTGATGGCGGCGCTGTTCACCATGAACACCGCCGACTTGAAGCTGCATCAGTTGCGCGGCGCTGATATGCCGGGCACTTTCCCCATCAGCAGCCTACTCGTAGGCTTGTTTCCAACCAGCGAAACCGCCTTGCATGTACTGGAGCGCGTGGGCTGGTGGGCGCACATTGTGGGTATTCTGTGCTTCCTGAATTACTTGCCTAGCTCCAAGCACTTCCACATCATTATGGCTTTCCCGAACGTGTATTACTCGCGTTTGGTACCTCAGGGTCAGTTTTCCAACGTGGAAAGCATCACCCACGAGGTGAAGGCCATGATGGACCCGAGCTACGAAGTGCCTGCTCCCGCTACGGCCCCTGATGGGTCGGCGCTGGCGCCTACGCCCTTCGGAGCCAAGGACGTGAACGACCTGGCCTGGACCAACTTGCTGAACGCCTACTCCTGCACCGAGTGTGGCCGTTGCACTTCGGTGTGCCCCGCCAACATCACCGGCAAGCTGCTCTCCCCGCGCAAAATCATCATGGACACGCGCGACCGGATGGAGGAGAAATACAACTCGCCGCTGATTTTCAGCCCCAACCTCTACGGTCAGGAAGCCAAGCACGAGTCGCAGGAAGTGCTAGACAAAGAAAACCACACCCTGCTGCGCGGCTACGTAACGCCCGAGGAATTGTGGGCTTGCACCACCTGCAACGCCTGCGTGGAAGCCTGCCCCGTGAACATCAACCCACTGGAAAGCATCGTAGAAATGCGCCGCTTCCTGGTATTGGAAGAGTCTGCTGCTCCAAATTCGTTGAACGTGATGTTCAGCAACATCGAGAACAACGGTGCTCCGTGGGCCTTCTCCCCTTCCGACCGTTTCAACTGGGCTGATGATTTGTTCGTGGCAGACAAAGAGGCTGTAACCGCTTAGCAGCAAGTGCCACGCCCGACCTAGCAGAAGCTAGCCGTAGCGCAGCATCAGTAGTACAACGACACGCTATAACCCCACCGACTATAATGGCTGAGCTAACTGCCAAAAGACAAATAAACGTGCCCCTCATGGCCGATCTGGCCGCCCAAGGCGAAACCCCTGAAATTCTGTTTTGGGTGGGCTGCGCTGGTGCTTTCGATGACCGGTACAAGCGCGTAACCCGGGCTTTTGTGCGCATTCTAGAGCACGTAGGAGTGAAGTACGCCGTATTAGGGATGGAAGAATCGTGCACTGGCGACCCAGCCAAGCGCGCCGGCAACGAGTTTCTATTCCAGATGCAGGCCATGCAGAATATCACCACCCTCAATGGCTACGGCATCAAGAAGGTGGTAACGGCGTGCCCCCATTGCTTCAATACCATTAAAAATGAGTACCCCGCATTGGGTGGCGAGTATGAAGTAATCCACCACAGCACTTTCCTGCAGCAGCTCATCAACGATGGCCGCGTGAAGATAGAAGGAGGCGAGTCGTATAAAGGCCGCCGCATCACGTTCCACGACTCGTGCTACCTCGGCCGCTCCAACAACATCTATGAGGCCCCACGCGCTGTGCTGGAAGCCCTGGATGCCGACCTGGTGGAGATGAAGCGCAGCAAAGCCAATGGCCTATGCTGCGGTGCGGGTGGTGCCCAAATGTGGAAAGAGCCCGAGCCGGGCAAGAAAGACGTCAACATCGAGCGGACCGAGGAGGCGTTGGCTACTCTTGATGGCAATGCAGCGGCACTCGACAACCTGTACGGGGTGGAAAGTGGCAACGCAGGTGCTACTCCAGCGCCGAAGGCCAATGCCCAGAGCAGCATCATTGCTGTGGGCTGCCCCTTCTGCATGACCATGATGAGCGACGGAGTGAAAAACAAAGAGCGCGAAAACAACGTGCAGGTCTTCGACTTGGCCGAGTTGGTAGCTTCCGCCGAAGGCTTGAATGCCTAGTTCGGTTGCCCGTTATGTTGGGCTATCAGTACTCGTAGCTGGCTGCTCGTAACGCCTAATTCATATCAACCCCGCTGGAACTTACCGGCGGGGTTGTTCTTTTATATAGAAAATAAACCAGTTTGCCTTGTCGTTTAACTAGAACGGCAGCCTACCTGACTACCGACCTTCTTCGTATGTACGTTCCCTTCAACGACTTACCTGACTCAGCACGCATTTGGATCTACCAGGCTGATAGGCCCCTGACCGATACCGAGGTAGCTACGATACAGCCAGCGCTTCGTCATTTTGCCGACGAGTGGACCAGTCACGGCCGTTCTTTGCAGGCCTCAGCCGCTATTTTACACAACCAATTTCTGGTGGTCGGGCTTGATGAGGCGGTAGCAGATGCCAGCGGCTGCTCTATTGACGCTTCGGTGCGGTTTGTACGCGCTATAGAAGAAGCCCTGGACGTGTCGTTGCTGGAGAAGTCGCGGTTGGCGTTTCTGGTAGACGGGCAGGTGGAACTACTAGACCGGCGCGAACTGAAACCCGCAGTGGCGGCCGGTCGGCTGGTGTCTAGCACTCCGTATTTCGACGCAACAGTGGCTCGCAAAGATGCGTTGCAAAAGTCTTTTCCAACGGCAGCCAACCAAACGTGGCTAGCCCGGTACTTTAACTAAGCCAAGGAAAATGATGCTTTTACAATTATCCTCTTCAAACTTAGTATTATTAGGCTTGAGTAGCCTCCTGTAGCCATGGCTCGTCTTCACTCCCATCCTTCATCCCCAATGAGGAAAATTCTACTTGTTTGTGTTACAGCTGGCTCTGCTGCTTTGCTGAGTGGCTGCGCAACCACTGGCAGCATGAGCAAAGCCGACAAGCGTTTCGCCCGTGGCGAGTACGAAACTGCTATCGAGCTATACAAAGCAGACGTAACCCGCGGCAAGAACGCGGCCATGAGCAACTACCGTATTGGGGAATCTTACCGCCTCTCCAACCGAGCTGAGCAGGCAGAAAGTTACTACAAAGCTGCTATTGACGGCGGGGTAAAAGCCCCCGACGTGGTGTTCTACTACGGCCAGGCCCTGAAGGCCAACGGCAAGTTCGATGAAGCCGCGGCCCAGTTTGATTCCTACTTAGAAAAGAATGCTGGCCGAGTATTAGCGCCCCGTGCCGAAATGGAGTCGAGGAACGCCAAAATGGCCAATACCATTGTGGCCATGCGTTCCAACAACGAGGTTATGGCCCTCGACCAGGTGAATACCCCAGCGGCTGAGTTTGGCTCCACCCTCATTCCTGACACCAAAGAACTGGTTTTCGCTTCCGGCCGCGAAGGCAAAAAGTACCTCGGAAACGGTGAGAATTTCAACGACCTGTACGCTGTCAAGTTCGATGACGCCGACAAGATGACCGGCGGCACGGTGCGCAAACTAGAGCCAATTTTCAATACTGAAAACAAGCACGAAGCCAGCGCCACCTACACTCCAGACGGCAAAACAATGGTGTTTGCCCGCTCCAACGACGGCACCAAAAAAGGCCTGCTAAGCGTAGACCTCTGGATTTCGTATTACAAGAACGGCGCTTGGTCGGAGCCGGTGTTGGCCAACATCAACGACCGCACAACCGACGATTTCGCCCCGGCTTTTGCGCCCGATGGCCAAACGCTGTACTTCACTTCCAGCCGGCGCGGCGGCCTTGGTGGCAACGACCTGTACAAGGCTACGCTTGGGCCTAATGGCCGTTTCTCGCCAGCCGAAAACCTGGGCGACCAGGTGAACACGCCGGGCAACGACAACTTCCCGGCCGTGGCGCCCGACAACACGCTGTACTTCTCTTCTGACGGGCAGCCGGGCTTGGGCAAGCTCGATATTTTCATGGTCGAGAAAGGCAAAGCCGTCAACGTAGGCTCTCCCATCAATAGCGCCGGCGACGACTTCGCACCCTACTTCACCAGCAAAGATGTGGGCGTTTTCTCTTCGAACCGCGCTGGTGGCAAAGGGTCCGACGACCTGTACATGTTCCGCAAAAAGCCCATCAAGCTGGTTACATTCTTTGTTGATGGCACGCTGGTGGAGCGCAACGACCGAACCGGCGAGACCCTGCCCGTAAGTGGCGAAACGGTCACGCTGAATGGTAGGAACGGCCAGAAACTGCAGGAAGTAACTACTACCGCCAACGGCAAATTCACCATGAAGCTGGACTCCGCAGCATCCACCTACTCCTTGGTTGCCGACCGCCCAGGCTACTTCGTGGCCCGCAACTCGTTGAGCACCATCGGGCGCAGGCCCCCTCAAGATCAGCTGCCCAACGACGTGAATGAAATTGGGGTGCCGGTGACCTTGACGCTAACCAAAATCGTGAAGAACAAAGCCATTGTGGTGGACAACATCTTCTACGATTACGACAAAGCAGAAATCCGGACGGATGCCGCAGCGGAACTAGACAAGCTGGTGGAAACCCTGAACGACAACCCGAAAATCACTATCGAGCTTAGCTCGCACACCGATGCTCGTGGTAAGGATGCCTACAACCAGTCTCTGTCGCAGAAACGCGCGCAGTCAGCCGTGGATTACATAATCTCTAAGGGCATCGACAAGAGTCGCATTACGGCCAAAGGCTACGGCGAAACGCAGCCAGTAATCAAGAACGCCAAAACCGAAGACGAATTCCAGCGCAACCGTCGCACAGAGTTTAAGGTGACCAAGATTGCTGAGTAAGCACGCTTGCTATCCGACTTGCAAAGCCCCCGCACCTTCCAGGTGCGGGGGCTTTTTGTTGTTCACCTCTGCACAAGGTTTCTGCGAGTAGCGGCAACAGAAAAACTGCACCGATTTTGCAGGCGACAAGCAGCCCTGCGAACTACCGCGCAAGTAGCTAACCAGCTCATGTACAAGGCTCATGCGCTGAATTGCAATGCAGAATTCGCACGTTCCATATGCCTATTGGCAGCCTTAGAACCGTGCTTGTAAGAAGTGGCACAATGATTGAATTTGTAGGACGCAAGGAGCAGATTGGCTGCCTCCTTCCAACGTACTACTGCCATGAAAAAGGCGCTACTCTTTTGCCTTAGCCTGTTTTTGCTGGCTTCAGCGCAACTTCTGGCCGCTCCGGCCAACGTTAATTTCACCTCCGAACGCGGCGTCCCCTTCAACTTACGCTTTGATGGGCGCGCGCTGACCCGTGGCGGCGCGCGCCAAGTACACATCGACCGGATTGCGCCCGGCGTGCATTGGGCGGAATTCGCTATTCCAGTCGGCTACGGACGCTTCATCAACTACCGCACCCGCATCTTCCTCGACCCCGGCCTGGAATCCAGCTACGTGCTGCTAACCCGGCCAGGCTTTGCGCCGGAGTTGCGCAAAGTAGCCGCCGTGCCGCTCCGCGGTGGCTACGGCCCCGGCTATGGCGGTTATTCCAATGGTGTCCCCCGTGGCAGCCAGGGTGGCTACCAAAACCAAGGCAACAACGATGACTATTACGAGGAAGATGACTACGACAACCAGCCTCCTACCGGCAACAACGGGGGCTACAACAACGGTGGGCGCTATCCTAACGGCAACAACGGCAGCTACTCCAATGACAACAATGGCAGCGGATACAATGACGGGGGCAGCGTGAGCTACAACCGCACCATGACCCCCCAGGATGTGGATGGCTTGGTATCCGCCCTGCACCGGCAGTCGTTCGACAAGGATCGGTTGCCGATTGCCCGGCAGGCACTCAGCGAAACCTCCATTCAGGCACAGGACCTGACCCGGCTGATGAAAGAACTAAGCTTCGAAGACTCGAAGCTGGAATTGGCCAAGTACGGCTCGGTCCGCGTCACTGACCGCCAGAACTTGTATCGCCTCAATGAAGGCTTCACCTTTTCCTCCTCGGCAAGCAAGCTGCAAGACTACTTAGCGCAGCAGCAACCCCAGCGCTAGCCAACAGATTTCATGAAATAAAAAAGGCTTCCGTGCGAACGGAAGCCTTTTTTGTGTGTTAGGAAGCAGGTGAATCAACCACTTACCGCAGCCGGTCCATGCTGCGTACCAACTGCTCGTCGCGACGAATAAAGCGGTTGGCTAGCACGTTCAAAAGCAATGCTAGGGTAGGCAGGTAGAACCCGGCCTGGTAGGTGCCCAGCATTTTAATGTTGAGCATTTGCTCTCCCAGATTGGAAAAATAAAAACCCGCCCCGATAGTGCAGAGGATAAGCAGCAGGTTGAGCATACCGAGCTTGAGCTGCAAAAAGCGGTTGCGGAATTGAAAAATTTCAAACAGCGCCACAGCGGCTGAAGCCACTGCAAACACGGCAATAAGCCATACGTTTGCGGGTGCTGTCAAGCCTGCGCCGGGCTTGTTGTAAGCGTAGCTGGTAGCCGTAAGAACCAACTCCTGCCCAGTGTTTGGGTCGGCTTTGTGCCAAAGGGGAAGGAAAAGTACGGCAATCATGCACAGCGCCAGCAACAGCAGGAATACGCTTTGGATTCTTTGTATCATCTTTGTGTTTTGACTGTTTACGCCACCTTTGCGGGTGGAAGACCGGCAAAAGTAGCCAACAACGACTGGAATAACCGCATTCTAACTAGACAATGCCCACTGCTTATATAGTTGACGCCGTCCGTACCCCGATCGGCAAATTTGGGGGTGCGCTGAGCAGCGTCCGCCCCGATGACTTAGCCGCGCACGTTCTGCGCGAGCTACTACGCCGCAACCCTACCGTAGACAAAGCGGCCGTTGAAGACGTGATAATGGGAGCTGCCAATCAGGCCGGCGAAGACAACCGCAACGTGGCCCGCATGGCGGCCCTGCTGGCGGGCCTCCCGACTACGGTGCCCGGCGTTACGGTGAACCGCTTGTGCGCTTCCGGCTTGCAAAGCATTATGGATGCCTCCCGCGCTATTATGGCGGGCGAAGGCGACGTATATCTGGCGGGCGGAGCCGAAAGCATGACCCGTGCGCCCTTCGTCATGGCGAAGTCGGAAACGGCCTTCGGGCGTGAGCTGACCGCCCACGACACCACGCTGGGCTGGCGCTTCACGAACCCCAAACTGAGCAAGCTGCACCACCCTTACGCCATGGGCGAAACCGCCGAAAACGTGGTGCGCAAGTACGGCATCAGCCGGTTGGAGCAGGACGAGTTTGCGTTCGAGTCGCAGCGCAAGTACCACCGGGCCGCAGAAAAGGGACGTTTCCGCAAGGAGATTGTGCCCGTGTTCGTGGCCATTCCGAAAGGCGACGCCGCCTTGTTTGACACCGACGAGCCACCGCGCCTGAGCACGTTGGAGAAGCTAGGTACGCTAAAGCCAGCCTTCCAACCCGTTGATGGCACCGTGACAGCCGGCAACTCAGCCGGCATCAACGATGGCGCGGCCGCGGTCATGGTGGTGAGCGAAGAAGCGGTGAAGCGCTACAACCTGAAGCCTCTGGCCCGGGTAGTAGCCTCGGCCGTGGCGGGTGTCGACCCGGCGTACATGGGCCTCGGTCCGGTACCTGCTACCCGCAAGGTGCTGCAGCGTGCCGGCCTGACACTGAAAGACATCGGCCTGATCGAGTTGAACGAAGCCTTTGCCGCCCAGTGCATTGCCTGCATCCGCGACTTGGAGCTGAATCCTGAAATCGTGAACGTGAACGGCGGCGCTATTGCCATCGGGCATCCGCTCGGAACCAGCGGTTCGCGCCTCACGGCCACGCTTCTGCACGAAATGCAGCGCCGCCAGGATGTGCGCTACGGCCTCGTGACGATGTGCGTAGGAGTAGGGCAAGGAGCCGCTGCCATCTACGAGCGGCTCTAACTGCAGCTTGGTGTACCAATGCAGCAAGTGCCATCAAACGCTTGCTACATTGGCACACCGGACGGACTAGACTTTGCAGTACCTGCTTATGATGGACGCTCTGCTTACGCCCACTCTCGAACTGCCGCTGCAAGAGGCGCGTTTGCGGCCCTGGTGCTTTGCCGATGCGCCCGCCTTGGTGGAATACGCCAACGACCAACGAGTCGCGCAAAACCTGCGCGACTCGTTTCCGCATCCGTACACGCAGCAGGACGCCGAGTTTTACCTCTGCCTCATGGCCGATCAGCAGCGCGACTTGCACTTGGCAGTTGAGGTTAAGGGGGAGGCCGTTGGTAGTGTGGGAGTGCACTTCAAAACCGATGTGCGTCGTCACTCCGCCGAAATAGGCTATTGGCTGGGTCAAGCACATTGGGGGCGGGGGCTGGCTACGGCCGCCGTGCAAGCGGTGTCGGATTACGTGTTTGCGCATTTCGAGGTGTGCCGGCTCTATGCAGTGGTATTCGAGACCAATCGGGCTTCCGCGCGGGTGTTGGAGAAAGCCGGCTATGTGCTGGAAGCCGTCATGCGCAAGAGCGTGGTAAAGGAAGTTCGTATACTTGATTCCTTGCTGTACGCGAAAGTCAAAGAGTATTAAGCACGTATCGTAGCGGCATCATTACTGGCTCTGGCAAGGAGCTTCGTGCCTGTTCTTTCTGCCTGTTTCACGTTTGTTTATGCGCTATTTTCTTCACCTCGCCTACGACGGTACGCGCTACCACGGCTGGCAGGTGCAGCCCAACACACTTACGGTGCAGCAAGAGTTGGACCGTTGCCTTTCTCAGGTGCTGCGCCAGCCGGTGTACTCGTTAGGCAGTGGCCGCACCGATACGGGTGTACACGCCAGCCACCAAGTGGCCCACTTCGAGGCCGAATTTCCGGAAGCGCTGGACTTGGAAACAGCCCTTTACCGCTTCAACCGGGCCCTACCGCCAGACATTGCAGCCTATGCGTTGCACCCAGTACCCGAGCACGCCCACGCCCGCTTCTCGGCTGATGCGCGCACCTACGAGTACTACGTGCGCCTCGTGCCCGACCCCTTCAGCGTCGACCGGGTTCTGTACCTCGACCGCGCCCCGGATGTGGACGCCATGAATCGGGCCGCGGCTTTCTTGTTGGGTTCTCGCGACTACACGGCGTTTTCGAAAGTGAAGGGCGGCGAGAACCACTACGTGTGTGTGGTGTACGAAGCAGGCTGGCACGTGATGCCCGGCGGGCTGGTGTTCCGGATTCGGGCCAACCGGTTTGTGCGGGGCATGGTCCGGCTGGTGGTAGGTACGCTGCTCACGGTGGGCCGTGGTAAAATCACGCCAGCCCAGTTTCAGCAGATTCTGCACGCCCAAAGCCGGGTGGATGCCAGCGGCGCCGCCCCGGCGCAAGGGCTGTACCTGAGCCGGGTGGAGTACACGCCCGATGTGGTGCCACCCGAACTACTCCCCCCTGGTTTGCCGTACTTTGTAGGCCGGTAACCAGGGGCGCCTTACGAAGGTATTCCTATCAGTGGCTTCCTACCTCATA is from Hymenobacter tibetensis and encodes:
- a CDS encoding thiolase family protein; translation: MPTAYIVDAVRTPIGKFGGALSSVRPDDLAAHVLRELLRRNPTVDKAAVEDVIMGAANQAGEDNRNVARMAALLAGLPTTVPGVTVNRLCASGLQSIMDASRAIMAGEGDVYLAGGAESMTRAPFVMAKSETAFGRELTAHDTTLGWRFTNPKLSKLHHPYAMGETAENVVRKYGISRLEQDEFAFESQRKYHRAAEKGRFRKEIVPVFVAIPKGDAALFDTDEPPRLSTLEKLGTLKPAFQPVDGTVTAGNSAGINDGAAAVMVVSEEAVKRYNLKPLARVVASAVAGVDPAYMGLGPVPATRKVLQRAGLTLKDIGLIELNEAFAAQCIACIRDLELNPEIVNVNGGAIAIGHPLGTSGSRLTATLLHEMQRRQDVRYGLVTMCVGVGQGAAAIYERL
- a CDS encoding GNAT family N-acetyltransferase, translating into MMDALLTPTLELPLQEARLRPWCFADAPALVEYANDQRVAQNLRDSFPHPYTQQDAEFYLCLMADQQRDLHLAVEVKGEAVGSVGVHFKTDVRRHSAEIGYWLGQAHWGRGLATAAVQAVSDYVFAHFEVCRLYAVVFETNRASARVLEKAGYVLEAVMRKSVVKEVRILDSLLYAKVKEY
- the truA gene encoding tRNA pseudouridine(38-40) synthase TruA, which translates into the protein MRYFLHLAYDGTRYHGWQVQPNTLTVQQELDRCLSQVLRQPVYSLGSGRTDTGVHASHQVAHFEAEFPEALDLETALYRFNRALPPDIAAYALHPVPEHAHARFSADARTYEYYVRLVPDPFSVDRVLYLDRAPDVDAMNRAAAFLLGSRDYTAFSKVKGGENHYVCVVYEAGWHVMPGGLVFRIRANRFVRGMVRLVVGTLLTVGRGKITPAQFQQILHAQSRVDASGAAPAQGLYLSRVEYTPDVVPPELLPPGLPYFVGR